One Paraburkholderia kururiensis DNA window includes the following coding sequences:
- a CDS encoding DUF2866 domain-containing protein, whose translation MKQSHESAADCAVVVRGCRVSDPIRQPWGGACRIVEWIDSDGQISRRVVAEHATAAEVRSTIARHVEGRKHRLYDDEREPRQTLPRR comes from the coding sequence TTGAAACAGTCTCATGAATCCGCGGCCGACTGCGCTGTCGTGGTACGCGGCTGCCGCGTGTCCGACCCGATTCGCCAACCTTGGGGCGGCGCATGCCGCATCGTCGAGTGGATCGACAGCGATGGGCAGATCTCCCGCCGCGTCGTCGCGGAACATGCGACGGCAGCAGAAGTGCGAAGCACCATCGCGCGCCACGTGGAAGGGCGCAAGCATAGGCTCTACGACGACGAGCGCGAACCTCGGCAGACCTTGCCACGGCGCTGA
- a CDS encoding CaiB/BaiF CoA transferase family protein, which yields MSSPAVLQGLRVLDLTRLLPGPVATLRLAELGADVLKIEAPGAGDDARVMMQSAADRVAGRPGAFYRIVNRGKRETRLDLKSESGRNVLKALARDADVLVESFRPGVMARLGLGYDTLRELNPKLVYCAITGYGSSGPFARRAGHDLNYVSYAGVLDQLASTDGTPVLPNFQIADLLGGALSAVTQILAALWHVSRGGEGRFLDVSMTHATYAHNVVAQIALANDDEEDQHAGHGLLNGGVPCYNLYRTLDGRWLAVGALELKFWETLCAAIDRPEWGTRHWSLGQAVGGTDAAALTRELAGVIASRTLKEWSTLLEPLDCCVSPVLTPAEAARHPLFTGATSEQPGAGKDAEARTAMQSERADMRAPLTGPQRQDKY from the coding sequence GTGTCGTCTCCCGCTGTACTGCAAGGCCTGCGCGTGCTCGATCTGACGCGCCTGCTGCCCGGTCCTGTCGCCACGTTACGGCTCGCGGAACTGGGTGCCGACGTGCTGAAGATCGAGGCCCCGGGCGCGGGCGACGACGCGCGCGTGATGATGCAAAGTGCCGCGGACCGGGTAGCGGGTCGCCCCGGCGCGTTCTACCGCATCGTCAATCGCGGCAAGCGGGAAACGCGGCTCGACCTGAAGTCGGAAAGCGGTCGCAACGTGCTCAAGGCACTGGCTCGCGACGCGGACGTGCTCGTGGAAAGTTTTCGCCCCGGCGTGATGGCACGGCTCGGTCTGGGCTACGACACACTGCGCGAGCTGAATCCGAAACTGGTCTATTGCGCCATAACGGGCTACGGTTCGAGCGGTCCGTTCGCCCGTCGCGCGGGCCATGATCTCAACTACGTTTCCTATGCCGGCGTACTGGACCAGCTTGCCTCCACGGACGGCACGCCCGTACTGCCCAATTTCCAGATCGCGGATCTGCTGGGCGGCGCGCTCAGTGCGGTGACGCAGATTCTCGCGGCGCTCTGGCACGTATCGCGCGGCGGCGAAGGCCGTTTCCTCGACGTATCGATGACGCACGCCACCTACGCCCACAACGTCGTCGCGCAAATCGCGCTCGCCAATGACGACGAAGAAGACCAACACGCAGGCCACGGTCTGCTCAATGGCGGAGTGCCCTGCTACAACCTGTATCGAACGCTCGACGGGCGTTGGCTTGCGGTGGGCGCACTGGAGCTGAAGTTCTGGGAAACGCTGTGCGCGGCAATCGATCGGCCGGAATGGGGCACACGGCACTGGAGCCTCGGTCAAGCCGTCGGCGGAACCGATGCCGCCGCGCTCACGCGCGAACTGGCCGGCGTGATTGCCAGCCGAACGCTCAAGGAATGGTCGACGCTGCTGGAGCCGCTGGACTGCTGCGTCTCGCCCGTGCTCACACCAGCGGAAGCGGCGCGGCATCCGCTTTTTACCGGTGCTACATCGGAACAACCGGGAGCAGGAAAGGACGCCGAAGCACGCACGGCAATGCAGTCAGAGAGGGCCGACATGCGCGCCCCGCTCACAGGGCCACAACGGCAAGACAAGTATTGA
- a CDS encoding ATP-binding cassette domain-containing protein: MIRFNQFSLTRGTKPLFDQTSFTLNPGEKAGLVGANGAGKSTLFAVLRGELHADAGDFSMPPSWQIAHVAQETPAVDKSALDYTLDGDAALREIEARIAAASAAHDGTAEAEAHAAFADADGYTAPARAEALLLGLGFTLEQTRQPVSSFSGGWRMRLNLAQALMCRSDLLLLDEPTNHLDLDAIVWLEEWLHRYPGTLVVISHDREFLDSVCNVTLHLEQRQIKRYGGNYSQFEILRAQQLALQQSAYEKQQKTVAHLQSFINRFKAKATKARQAQSRVKALEKMELIAPAHAASPFTFEFRQPDSAPNPMMVMDGVRCGYRAADGSEIPIVEGVTLSIQNGQRIGLLGANGQGKSTLIKTLAGTLPPLAGELRTGKGLQIGYFAQHQLETLRPDDSPLQHLARLAPDTREQELRDFLGSFNFAGDMATAPIAPFSGGEKARLALALIIWQKPNLLLLDEPTNHLDLETRHALTMALAQFEGTLIVVSHDRHLLRATTDEFMLVAKHRLQPFDGDLDDYRSWLLEHAAQQRAALKVSEAPQASAENSQNRKDQRRQEAETRQKLSQLKKPLQTRIAKIEKEMDALNAEKTSLDAFVADPASYEAQHKARLTEAIRRQGEVAGQLEALEAQWLDAHEELEQIG; this comes from the coding sequence GTGATCCGCTTTAACCAGTTCAGTCTTACGCGCGGCACCAAGCCGCTTTTCGATCAGACGTCGTTCACGCTCAATCCCGGCGAAAAGGCCGGGCTCGTCGGCGCGAACGGTGCCGGCAAATCGACCTTGTTCGCCGTGCTGCGCGGCGAGTTGCACGCGGACGCCGGCGACTTTTCGATGCCGCCTTCGTGGCAGATCGCCCACGTCGCGCAGGAAACGCCGGCCGTCGACAAAAGCGCGCTCGACTACACACTGGACGGCGACGCGGCACTGCGCGAGATCGAGGCGCGCATCGCGGCCGCCTCCGCGGCACACGACGGCACGGCCGAGGCCGAAGCCCACGCCGCCTTTGCGGACGCGGACGGCTACACCGCGCCGGCGCGCGCAGAAGCGCTGCTGCTCGGCCTCGGCTTCACGCTGGAACAGACGCGCCAGCCGGTCAGCAGTTTCTCCGGCGGCTGGCGTATGCGTCTGAACCTCGCGCAGGCGCTGATGTGCCGCTCGGACCTGCTGCTGCTCGACGAGCCTACGAACCACCTCGACCTCGACGCCATCGTGTGGCTGGAAGAATGGCTGCATCGCTATCCCGGCACGCTGGTCGTGATCTCGCACGACCGCGAGTTTCTCGATTCGGTCTGCAACGTCACGCTGCACCTCGAGCAACGGCAGATCAAACGGTACGGCGGCAACTATTCGCAGTTCGAGATTCTGCGCGCCCAGCAGCTCGCGTTGCAGCAAAGCGCCTACGAGAAGCAGCAGAAGACCGTGGCGCATCTGCAGAGCTTCATCAACCGCTTCAAGGCGAAGGCGACCAAGGCACGGCAGGCGCAGAGCCGCGTGAAAGCACTGGAAAAGATGGAGCTCATCGCGCCGGCGCATGCCGCTTCGCCGTTCACGTTCGAGTTCCGGCAGCCCGATTCGGCACCGAACCCGATGATGGTGATGGACGGCGTACGCTGCGGCTATCGCGCGGCGGACGGCAGCGAAATTCCCATCGTGGAGGGTGTGACGCTCTCCATCCAGAACGGTCAGCGCATCGGTCTGCTGGGCGCGAACGGTCAGGGCAAGTCGACGCTGATCAAGACGCTGGCCGGCACGCTGCCGCCGCTTGCCGGCGAGTTGCGCACGGGCAAGGGCCTGCAGATCGGCTACTTCGCGCAACATCAGCTCGAAACGCTGCGCCCGGACGACTCGCCGCTCCAGCATCTCGCCCGGCTCGCGCCCGACACGCGGGAACAGGAACTGCGCGACTTCCTCGGCAGCTTCAACTTCGCGGGCGACATGGCGACGGCGCCCATCGCCCCGTTCTCCGGCGGCGAGAAAGCGCGCCTCGCGCTTGCGCTCATCATCTGGCAAAAGCCGAATCTGCTGCTGCTCGACGAACCGACCAACCACCTCGATCTCGAAACGCGTCACGCGCTCACCATGGCACTCGCGCAATTCGAAGGCACGTTGATCGTCGTCTCGCACGATCGCCATCTGCTGCGCGCCACCACCGACGAATTCATGCTCGTCGCGAAGCACCGCCTGCAACCGTTCGATGGCGACCTCGACGACTACCGCAGTTGGCTGCTCGAGCATGCCGCACAGCAACGTGCTGCGCTCAAGGTGAGCGAGGCGCCGCAGGCGTCGGCCGAAAATTCGCAGAACCGCAAAGATCAGCGGCGCCAGGAAGCCGAGACGAGACAGAAGCTGTCGCAACTGAAAAAGCCGTTGCAAACGCGCATCGCGAAGATCGAAAAGGAAATGGACGCGCTGAACGCCGAGAAGACCTCGCTGGATGCGTTCGTCGCCGACCCGGCCAGCTACGAAGCGCAGCACAAGGCCCGGCTGACCGAGGCGATCCGCCGGCAGGGCGAAGTGGCCGGGCAGCTCGAAGCACTGGAAGCGCAATGGCTCGATGCGCACGAGGAACTGGAGCAGATCGGCTAA
- a CDS encoding glutathione peroxidase, translating to MTSIYSFSATALNGEPVSVERYQGKVMLIVNTASECGFTPQYAGLQQLHEQYAARGLAVLGFPCNQFGKQEPGDAAQIGSFCEKNYGVSFQMFDKIDVNGAGAHPLYRFLTEEAPGLLGLEAIKWNFTKFLVDRNGNVVKRYAPVTKPESIAADIEKLL from the coding sequence ATGACTTCGATCTACTCGTTTTCGGCCACCGCGTTGAACGGCGAGCCGGTGAGCGTCGAGCGCTATCAGGGCAAGGTGATGCTGATCGTCAACACGGCGAGCGAGTGCGGATTCACGCCGCAATACGCCGGCCTGCAGCAATTGCACGAGCAGTACGCGGCGCGCGGTCTCGCGGTGCTCGGCTTTCCATGCAACCAGTTCGGCAAGCAGGAGCCGGGCGACGCGGCGCAGATCGGCAGCTTCTGCGAAAAGAACTACGGCGTGTCGTTCCAGATGTTCGACAAGATCGACGTGAACGGCGCGGGCGCGCATCCGCTGTATCGCTTCCTCACGGAGGAGGCACCGGGTCTGCTGGGGCTCGAGGCAATCAAGTGGAATTTCACGAAGTTTCTGGTGGACCGCAACGGCAACGTCGTGAAACGCTACGCGCCGGTCACGAAGCCCGAATCCATCGCGGCTGACATCGAAAAGCTGCTGTAG
- the cls gene encoding cardiolipin synthase gives MQPDLLHLGTLVALAHILGVIAACHAILNTRTSQGAIAWAVSLTAMPYFTLIPYLFLGRSKFEGYADARRLRNESLRSRAHPPEWDSMGSSGGKPADALGESVIRSFTRLGGMPFLPGNAVRTLVNGEATFAAILEAIGEAERYVIVQFFIVRADALGDMLKDALLACAKRGVRVYFLYDSIGSFDLPHRYVSALRAGGVDVHPFATHRRFVNRFQLNFRNHRKIVVVDGARAFVGGHNVGVEYLGANPRLSPWRDTHIEVRGPAVASIQFVFTEDWYWATQQLPPLDSPPATHGDDMHCLVLPSGPADRQETCSLFFVEAINAARKRIWITTPYLVPDEAVLSALRLAVLRGVDVRIMIPSRRDHYVVFEASKLYAYDAIRAGIRIFRYRPGFLHQKVVLIDDAAAAIGSANLDNRSFRLNFEIMVLTVHRAFAAEVEAMLQHDFDEAFEIDRTEYRNAPAWRKMTMHVARLFAPIL, from the coding sequence ATGCAACCCGATCTGCTCCATCTCGGCACACTCGTCGCGCTCGCGCATATTCTCGGCGTCATCGCGGCGTGCCACGCCATTCTCAATACCCGCACCTCGCAAGGCGCAATCGCGTGGGCCGTCTCGCTCACCGCGATGCCCTACTTCACGCTGATCCCCTACCTGTTCCTCGGCCGCAGCAAGTTCGAGGGTTATGCCGACGCCCGGCGTCTGCGCAACGAATCGCTGCGCTCGCGCGCGCACCCGCCTGAGTGGGATTCGATGGGTTCGTCGGGCGGCAAGCCCGCCGACGCGCTGGGCGAGAGCGTCATCCGCTCGTTCACGCGCCTTGGCGGCATGCCGTTCCTGCCGGGCAATGCCGTGCGCACGCTCGTGAACGGCGAGGCGACTTTCGCGGCCATTCTCGAAGCGATCGGCGAAGCGGAGCGCTATGTGATCGTGCAGTTCTTCATCGTGCGCGCCGACGCGCTGGGCGACATGCTCAAAGACGCCCTGCTCGCCTGCGCCAAACGGGGCGTGCGCGTCTACTTTCTTTACGACAGCATCGGCAGCTTCGATCTGCCGCATCGCTACGTTTCCGCGCTGCGCGCGGGTGGCGTAGACGTGCATCCCTTCGCGACCCACCGGCGCTTCGTCAACCGGTTTCAGCTCAACTTCCGCAATCACCGCAAGATCGTGGTGGTGGACGGTGCGCGCGCCTTCGTGGGCGGCCACAACGTAGGCGTCGAATACCTGGGTGCGAACCCGAGGCTTTCGCCGTGGCGCGACACGCACATCGAAGTGCGCGGCCCGGCCGTGGCGAGCATCCAGTTCGTCTTCACCGAAGACTGGTACTGGGCGACCCAGCAGTTGCCGCCGCTCGACTCGCCGCCGGCCACGCATGGCGACGACATGCATTGCCTCGTACTACCGAGCGGCCCGGCCGACCGCCAGGAAACCTGCTCGCTCTTTTTCGTGGAGGCGATCAACGCGGCACGCAAGCGCATCTGGATCACGACGCCCTATCTCGTGCCCGACGAAGCCGTGCTGTCCGCGTTGCGGCTTGCCGTGCTGCGCGGCGTGGACGTGCGCATCATGATCCCCAGCCGGCGCGATCACTACGTGGTGTTCGAAGCCTCGAAGCTGTATGCCTACGACGCGATACGGGCGGGTATTCGCATCTTCCGCTACCGGCCGGGCTTCCTGCACCAGAAGGTCGTGTTGATCGACGACGCGGCGGCCGCGATCGGCAGCGCGAATCTCGACAACCGGTCGTTCCGTCTCAACTTCGAGATCATGGTGCTCACGGTGCATCGGGCCTTCGCCGCCGAGGTCGAAGCCATGCTGCAGCACGACTTCGATGAAGCGTTCGAGATCGACCGCACCGAGTACCGCAACGCCCCCGCGTGGCGGAAGATGACCATGCACGTGGCGCGGCTCTTCGCCCCCATTCTCTAG
- the prmB gene encoding 50S ribosomal protein L3 N(5)-glutamine methyltransferase: MPHPLCATFHTVRDLLRYAVTRFNQAELAFGHGTTNAYDEAAYLLLHTLHLPLDLLDPFLDARLTDEETTTVLGVIERRATERVPAAYITHEAWMHGVRFYVDERVIVPRSFIGELLQDGLQPYVEDPELVGAVLELCTGSGCLAVLAAHAFPNADIDAVDLSSPALEVATRNVHEHGLDERISLFQGDLFAPLPERRYDVIVTNPPYVNAESMQTLPAEYRHEPEMALAGGADGMDIVRRIIGEARRWLTDEGVLVVEIGNERANVEAAFGGLDLVWLPTSAGDDNVFLIQAEDLPG, translated from the coding sequence ATGCCGCATCCGCTCTGCGCGACCTTCCACACCGTGCGCGACCTGCTGCGTTACGCGGTCACGCGTTTCAACCAGGCCGAGCTGGCGTTCGGCCACGGCACCACGAACGCCTACGACGAAGCCGCATACCTGCTTCTCCACACGCTGCATCTGCCGCTCGACCTGCTCGACCCCTTCCTCGATGCGCGTCTCACAGACGAGGAAACGACGACCGTGCTCGGCGTGATCGAGCGCCGCGCCACCGAGCGCGTGCCGGCCGCGTACATCACGCACGAAGCATGGATGCACGGCGTGCGCTTCTACGTGGACGAGCGCGTGATCGTGCCGCGCTCGTTCATCGGTGAACTGCTGCAGGACGGCTTGCAGCCCTATGTCGAAGACCCGGAACTGGTGGGCGCCGTGCTCGAACTCTGCACGGGCTCGGGGTGCCTCGCCGTGCTCGCGGCGCACGCGTTTCCGAACGCGGACATCGACGCGGTGGACCTCTCGTCCCCGGCGCTTGAAGTCGCGACGCGCAACGTCCACGAGCACGGCCTCGACGAACGCATCTCGCTCTTCCAGGGCGATCTGTTCGCCCCGCTGCCCGAGCGCCGCTACGACGTCATCGTTACGAATCCGCCGTACGTCAATGCGGAATCGATGCAGACGCTGCCCGCCGAATACCGGCACGAACCCGAAATGGCGCTCGCAGGCGGTGCCGACGGCATGGACATCGTGCGACGCATCATCGGCGAAGCGCGCCGCTGGCTCACCGACGAAGGCGTGCTCGTGGTCGAGATCGGCAACGAGCGCGCGAACGTCGAAGCAGCGTTCGGCGGACTCGATCTGGTGTGGCTCCCGACAAGCGCCGGCGACGACAACGTCTTCCTGATCCAGGCCGAGGATCTGCCGGGCTGA
- the dapE gene encoding succinyl-diaminopimelate desuccinylase, with translation MSGTLALTEQLIARASVTPDDHHCQRILIERLAPLGFACETIESHGVTNLWAVKRGTEGANGKLLAFAGHTDVVPTGPLEQWSSPPFVPAIRDGKLYGRGAADMKTSLAGFVVASEEFVAAHPQHRGSIAFLITSDEEGPATDGTVKVVDLLEARGERLDYCIVGEPTSTATLGDVVKNGRRGSMSGKLTIKGVQGHIAYPHLAKNPVHLFAPALAELVAQRWDDGNEYFPPTTWQVSNLHSGTGASNVIPGHADVLFNFRFSTASTVEGLQQRVHAILDHHGLDYDLQWTVSGLPFLTPRGELSNALEKAIRDETGVTTELSTTGGTSDGRFIARICPQVVEFGPPNGSIHKIDEHIDVAFVEPLKNVYRRVLEQLIA, from the coding sequence ATGTCCGGCACCCTCGCCCTTACCGAACAGCTCATCGCCCGCGCATCGGTCACGCCCGACGATCACCACTGCCAGCGGATCCTGATCGAGCGCCTCGCGCCGCTGGGCTTCGCGTGCGAAACCATCGAGTCGCACGGCGTCACCAACCTCTGGGCCGTCAAGCGCGGCACCGAGGGCGCCAACGGCAAGCTGCTCGCCTTCGCGGGCCACACCGACGTCGTGCCCACCGGCCCGCTTGAACAATGGAGTTCGCCGCCGTTCGTGCCCGCCATTCGCGACGGCAAGCTCTACGGGCGCGGTGCGGCGGACATGAAGACGTCGCTCGCCGGCTTCGTCGTAGCAAGCGAGGAATTCGTGGCCGCGCATCCGCAGCATCGCGGCTCCATCGCCTTCCTCATCACGAGCGACGAGGAAGGTCCCGCCACCGACGGCACCGTCAAGGTGGTCGACCTGCTCGAAGCGCGCGGCGAGCGGCTCGACTACTGCATCGTCGGCGAGCCCACGTCCACGGCCACGCTCGGCGACGTCGTGAAAAACGGCCGGCGCGGCTCGATGAGCGGCAAGCTCACCATCAAGGGCGTGCAGGGGCATATCGCGTATCCGCACCTCGCGAAGAATCCGGTCCACCTGTTCGCGCCGGCATTGGCCGAGCTGGTGGCGCAACGCTGGGACGACGGCAACGAATACTTCCCGCCCACCACGTGGCAGGTGTCGAATCTGCATAGCGGCACGGGCGCGAGCAACGTGATTCCGGGTCACGCCGACGTGCTCTTCAACTTCCGCTTTTCGACCGCGAGCACGGTGGAAGGATTGCAGCAGCGCGTGCACGCCATCCTCGACCACCATGGGCTCGACTACGACCTCCAGTGGACCGTGAGCGGTCTGCCGTTCCTCACGCCGCGCGGCGAGTTGTCGAACGCGCTCGAGAAGGCGATTCGCGACGAAACCGGCGTGACCACCGAACTCTCCACCACGGGCGGCACTTCGGACGGCCGCTTCATCGCGCGCATCTGCCCGCAGGTGGTCGAATTCGGGCCGCCGAACGGCAGCATCCACAAGATCGACGAGCATATCGACGTAGCCTTCGTCGAGCCGCTCAAGAACGTCTACCGACGCGTGCTCGAACAACTGATCGCCTGA
- a CDS encoding ArsC family reductase, which yields MAAGKTVVYGIPNCDTVKKARVWLEAHGVVFEFHDFKKAGVTAPLLKGWLKEVPLDTLVNRRGTTWRGLDDDAKAAAQNEAGAIALMIEKPSVIKRPVVVVDGRVKTLGFSADEYAALFA from the coding sequence ATGGCCGCCGGCAAAACGGTCGTCTATGGCATTCCAAACTGCGACACCGTGAAGAAGGCGCGCGTGTGGCTCGAAGCGCACGGCGTCGTGTTCGAATTCCACGACTTCAAGAAAGCCGGCGTCACGGCGCCGCTTCTCAAGGGCTGGCTGAAGGAAGTGCCGCTCGACACGCTGGTGAACCGGCGCGGCACGACGTGGCGCGGCCTCGACGACGACGCGAAGGCCGCGGCGCAGAACGAGGCCGGCGCCATCGCGCTGATGATCGAGAAGCCCTCGGTCATCAAACGTCCGGTGGTGGTCGTGGACGGGCGCGTGAAAACGCTCGGATTTTCGGCCGACGAGTATGCAGCGCTCTTCGCCTAG
- the dapD gene encoding 2,3,4,5-tetrahydropyridine-2,6-dicarboxylate N-succinyltransferase — protein MSQQLQQIIDTAWDNRAELSPKSASPEVRDAVAHAIEQLDRGALRVAEKKDGQWVVNQWLKKAVLLSFRLEDNVPMPAGGYSQFYDKVPSKFANYTAEDFAAGGFRVVPPAIARRGSFIAKNVVLMPSYTNIGAYVDEGTMVDTWATVGSCAQIGKNVHLSGGVGIGGVLEPLQANPVIIEDNCFIGARSEVVEGVIVEENSVISMGVYLGQSTKIYDRETGEVTYGRIPAGSVVVAGNLPSKDGSHSLYCAVIVKKVDAKTRAKVGLNELLRGD, from the coding sequence ATGTCGCAACAACTTCAGCAGATCATCGACACCGCCTGGGACAACCGCGCCGAGCTGTCGCCGAAATCCGCCTCCCCGGAAGTGCGTGACGCCGTCGCGCACGCCATCGAGCAGCTCGACCGCGGCGCGCTGCGCGTCGCCGAAAAGAAAGACGGCCAGTGGGTCGTCAACCAGTGGCTGAAGAAAGCAGTGCTGCTGTCGTTCCGGCTGGAAGACAACGTGCCGATGCCCGCCGGCGGCTACTCCCAGTTCTACGACAAGGTGCCCTCGAAGTTCGCGAACTACACGGCCGAAGACTTCGCCGCAGGCGGCTTTCGCGTGGTGCCGCCCGCCATCGCGCGCCGCGGCTCGTTCATCGCGAAGAACGTCGTGCTGATGCCGTCGTACACGAACATCGGCGCCTATGTGGACGAAGGCACGATGGTCGATACGTGGGCCACCGTCGGTTCGTGCGCGCAGATCGGCAAGAACGTGCACCTGTCGGGCGGCGTGGGCATCGGCGGCGTGCTGGAGCCGCTGCAGGCCAACCCCGTCATCATCGAAGACAACTGCTTCATCGGCGCGCGCTCGGAAGTGGTGGAAGGCGTGATCGTCGAAGAGAATTCGGTGATCTCGATGGGCGTCTATCTTGGCCAGAGCACCAAGATCTACGATCGCGAGACCGGCGAAGTGACCTATGGCCGCATTCCGGCGGGCTCCGTCGTGGTGGCGGGCAACCTGCCGTCGAAGGACGGCTCGCACAGCCTCTATTGCGCCGTGATCGTGAAGAAGGTGGACGCGAAAACGCGTGCGAAGGTCGGGCTGAACGAACTGCTGCGAGGCGACTGA
- the dapC gene encoding succinyldiaminopimelate transaminase, with product MNPLLDTLQSYPFEKLRALFADVAPPHDLRHISFGIGEPKHPTPALVREAVIASLDGLSAYPATAGSDALRETIARWITQRYGLPDIDAKTQVLPVSGSREALFALAQAVVDPTAGVKDPAKRPIVLCPNPFYQIYEGAALLAGAEPYFANSDPARNFACDYSAVPDDIWARTQLLYVCSPGNPTGAVLTLDDWRELFALSDRYGFVIASDECYSEIYFDESAPPLGGLEAAHRLGRGFERLVMLSSLSKRSNVPGMRSGFVAGDAAILKPFLLYRTYHGAALSTVWQSASIAAWNDEAHVRENRAKYVQKFSTVTPLIADVLDVRMPDAAFYLWANVARTGLSDTAFARQLYADYNVTVLPGSYLARTAHGVNPGRDFVRLALVASVDECVEGAQRIVSFCRSLGAAS from the coding sequence GTGAATCCGCTCCTCGACACCCTTCAGTCCTATCCGTTCGAAAAGCTGCGCGCACTCTTCGCCGACGTCGCGCCGCCACACGACCTGCGCCACATCAGCTTCGGCATCGGGGAGCCCAAACATCCTACGCCGGCGCTCGTGCGCGAGGCGGTGATCGCCTCGCTCGACGGCCTGTCGGCCTATCCCGCCACGGCAGGATCGGACGCGCTGCGCGAAACCATCGCGCGCTGGATCACGCAGCGCTACGGCCTGCCGGACATCGATGCCAAGACACAAGTGCTGCCGGTCTCAGGCTCGCGCGAGGCGCTCTTCGCGCTCGCGCAGGCGGTGGTCGACCCGACCGCGGGCGTCAAGGACCCGGCGAAACGGCCGATCGTACTCTGTCCGAACCCGTTCTACCAAATCTACGAGGGCGCCGCGCTGCTCGCGGGTGCCGAGCCGTATTTCGCCAACAGCGATCCGGCGCGCAATTTCGCCTGCGATTATTCGGCGGTGCCCGACGACATCTGGGCCCGCACCCAGCTGCTCTACGTGTGCTCGCCGGGCAACCCGACCGGCGCGGTGCTCACGCTCGACGACTGGCGCGAACTGTTCGCGCTGTCGGACCGCTACGGCTTCGTGATCGCCTCCGACGAGTGCTATTCGGAAATCTATTTCGACGAGAGCGCGCCGCCGTTAGGCGGCCTCGAAGCCGCGCACCGGCTGGGCCGCGGGTTCGAGCGTCTCGTGATGCTGTCGAGTCTCTCCAAGCGCTCAAACGTGCCCGGCATGCGCTCGGGGTTCGTCGCGGGCGACGCCGCCATCCTCAAACCGTTCCTGCTTTACCGCACCTACCACGGTGCCGCGTTGTCGACGGTCTGGCAAAGCGCCAGCATCGCGGCATGGAACGACGAGGCTCACGTGCGCGAGAACCGCGCGAAATACGTGCAGAAGTTCTCCACCGTCACGCCGCTGATCGCCGACGTTCTCGACGTGCGCATGCCCGACGCCGCGTTCTACCTCTGGGCGAACGTGGCCCGCACCGGCCTTTCGGATACCGCCTTCGCCCGGCAACTGTACGCCGACTATAATGTGACGGTTCTACCGGGCTCGTATCTCGCGCGTACTGCACATGGCGTCAATCCGGGGCGCGATTTCGTCCGTCTGGCGCTCGTCGCGAGTGTCGACGAATGCGTCGAGGGCGCCCAACGGATCGTCTCGTTCTGCCGCTCACTTGGCGCGGCGAGCTGA